One genomic segment of Drosophila melanogaster chromosome 3R includes these proteins:
- the CG1907 gene encoding uncharacterized protein, producing MSATSVQEAPKKAVATNAIKFLFGGLSGMGATMVVQPLDLVKTRMQISGAGSGKKEYRSSLHCIQTIVSKEGPLALYQGIGAALLRQATYTTGRLGMYTYLNDLFREKFQRSPGITDSMAMGTIAGACGAFIGTPAEVALVRMTSDGRLPVAERRNYTNVANALARITREEGLTALWRGSLPTVGRAMVVNMTQLASYSQFKTYFRHGPLQMEEGIKLHFCASMLSGLLTTITSMPLDIAKTRIQNMKMVDGKPEYRGTADVLLRVARQEGVFALWKGFTPYYCRLGPHTVLTFIILEQLNQGYNKYVLGSNKSTGL from the exons ATGAGCGCTACGAGTGTCCAGGAGGCGCCCAAGAAGGCGGTGGCCACCAATGCCATCAAGTTCCTCTTCGGCGGCCTCTCCGGAATGGGAGCCACCATGGTGGTGCAGCCGCTAGACTTG GTCAAGACCCGCATGCAGATTTCTGGAGCGGGCAGTGGCAAGAAGGAGTACCGCAGCTCATTGCACTGCATCCAGACCATCGTGAGCAAGGAAGGACCTCTGGCCCTTTACCAGGGCATCGGAGCTGCTCTGCTGAGACAGGCAACCTACACCACGGGAAGATTGGGCATGTACACGTATCTGAACGACCTGTTCAGGGAGAAGTTCCAGAGGAGTCCCGGCATCACGGACAGCATGGCCATGGGCACGATCGCCGGAGCCTGTGGCGCCTTTATTGGCACGCCCGCGGAGGTGGCCCTGGTGCGCATGACTTCCGACGGCAGGTTGCCGGTGGCCGAGCGGAGGAACTACACGAATGTGGCCAACGCCCTGGCCAGGATCACCAGGGAGGAGGGACTTACGGCTCTGTGGAGAGGCAGTCTGCCCACAGTGGGTCGCGCCATGGTCGTGAACATGACCCAACTGGCCAGCTACTCGCAGTTCAAGACCTACTTCCGCCACGGACCCCTTCAGATGGAGGAGGGCATCAAGCTGCACTTCTGCGCCAGCATGCTAAGCGGTCTACTGACCACCATCACCTCCATGCCGCTGGACATTGCCAAGACCCGTATCCAGAACATGAAGATGGTCGATGGCAAGCCGGAGTACCGCGGCACCGCCGACGTCCTGCTGCGCGTGGCCCGCCAGGAGGGAGTCTTTGCGCTGTGGAAGGGATTCACGCCCTACTACTGCCGCCTGGGTCCCCACACCGTGCTGACCTTCATTATTCTGGAGCAGCTTAACCAGGGCTACAACAAGTACGTCCTGGGCTCGAACAAGAGCACTGGCCTGTAA
- the Dop1R2 gene encoding dopamine 1-like receptor 2, isoform B: MVDDNGSSPEVEGAEGAGAPLLALLRVDGLNQTQTRSPSPSFFGSYNISEDVYFYFNGLPTSTELVLNATTSATSATLSPAMVATGGGGTTTPEPDLSEFLEALPNDRVGLLAFLFLFSFATVFGNSLVILAVIRERYLHTATNYFITSLAVADCLVGLVVMPFSALYEVLENTWFFGTDWCDIWRSLDVLFSTASILNLCVISLDRYWAITDPFSYPMRMTVKRAAGLIAAVWICSSAISFPAIVWWRAARDGEMPAYKCTFTEHLGYLVFSSTISFYLPLLVMVFTYCRIYRAAVIQTRSLKIGTKQVLMASGELQLTLRIHRGGTTRDQQNQVSGGGGGGGGGGGGGGSLSHSHSHSHHHHHNHGGGTTTSTPEEPDDEPLSALHNNGLARHRHMGKNFSLSRKLAKFAKEKKAAKTLGIVMGVFIICWLPFFVVNLLSGFCIECIEHEEIVSAIVTWLGWINSCMNPVIYACWSRDFRRAFVRLLCMCCPRKIRRKYQPTMRSKSQRFATRRCYSTCSLHGIQHVRHNSCEQTYI; this comes from the exons ATGGTGGACGACAATGGCTCGTCGCCGGAAGTGGAAGGAGCGGAAGGAGCCGGCGCGCCCCTCCTGGCGCTCCTCCGGGTGGATGGGCTCAATCAGACGCAGACCCGTTCTCCCTCGCCGTCGTTCTTCGGCAGCTACAACATCTCCGAGGATGTCTACTTCTACTTCAATGGGCTGCCGACGAGCACGGAGCTCGTGCTGAACGCCACCACCTCCGCCACCAGCGCCACCTTGAGTCCTGCGATGGTGGCAACAGGAGGTGGCGGCACCACCACGCCGGAACCCGATCTCTCCGAGTTCCTGGAAGCGCTGCCCAACGACCGTGTAGGCCTGCTTGCCTTCCTCTTCCTGTTCTCCTTCGCCACGGTTTTCGGCAACTCACTGGTCATCCTGGCCGTCATCCGGGAGCGGTACTTGCACACGGCCACCAACTACTTCATCACCAGCCTGGCCGTGGCCGACTGCTTGGTGGGCCTGGTGGTCATGCCCTTCTCGGCGCTGTACGAGGTGCTGGAGAACACGTGGTTCTTTGGCACGGACTGGTGCGACATCTGGCGGTCCCTGGACGTGCTCTTCAGCACCGCCTCCATACTGAATCTGTGCGTGATCTCACTCGACCGCTACTGGGCCATCACGGATCCCTTCAGCTATCCCATGAGGATGACGGTCAAGCGAGCGGCCGGACTGATAGCCGCTGTATGGATCTGCTCCAGCGCCATTAGCTTTCCGGCCATTGTGTGGTGGCGAGCTGCGAGGGATGGCGAGATGCCCGCCTACAAGTGCACCTTCACTGAGCACCTAGGCTATCTGGTCTTCTCGTCGACGATATCCTTCTACCTGCCGCTTCTAGTGATGGTCTTCACCTACTGTCGCATCTACAGGGCAGCCGTCATCCAGACGAGATCTCTTAAGATTGGAACCAAGCAGGTGCTCATGGCCTCCGGGGAACTGCAGCTCACATTGCGCATTCATCGTGGTGGCACTACGCGGGATCAGCAAAACCAGGTCtccggaggaggaggtggcggaggaggaggtggcggtggcggAGGATCTCTGAGCCACTCGCACTCCCATTcgcaccaccatcatcacAATCACGGCGGTGGCACGACGACCTCCACGCCGGAGGAGCCGGATGATGAGCCGCTATCCGCTCTGCATAACAACGGACTGGCACGCCATCGGCACATGGGCAAGAACTTCTCGCTGTCCAGGAAACTGGCGAAGTTCGCCAAGGAGAAGAAAGCGGCCAAGACGCTGGGCATCGTGATGGGCGTGTTCATCATCTGTTGGCTGCCCTTCTTCGTGGTCAACCTGCTGTCTGGGTTCTGCATCGAGTGCATCGAGCACGAGGAGATCGTCTCGGCAATCGTCACCTGGCTCGGCTGGATCAACTCCTGCATGAATCCTGTGATTTACGCCTGCTGGAGCAGGGACTTTCGCAG GGCCTTTGTGCGTCTGCTGTGCATGTGCTGTCCACGCAAGATTCGCCGCAAGTACCAGCCCACGATGCGTTCCAAATCGCAG AGATTCGCGACGCGGCGCTGCTACTCGACCTGCTCGCTGCACGGCATTCAGCACGTGCGACACAACTCCTGCGAGCAGACCTACATATAG
- the Dop1R2 gene encoding dopamine 1-like receptor 2, isoform C translates to MVDDNGSSPEVEGAEGAGAPLLALLRVDGLNQTQTRSPSPSFFGSYNISEDVYFYFNGLPTSTELVLNATTSATSATLSPAMVATGGGGTTTPEPDLSEFLEALPNDRVGLLAFLFLFSFATVFGNSLVILAVIRERYLHTATNYFITSLAVADCLVGLVVMPFSALYEVLENTWFFGTDWCDIWRSLDVLFSTASILNLCVISLDRYWAITDPFSYPMRMTVKRAAGLIAAVWICSSAISFPAIVWWRAARDGEMPAYKCTFTEHLGYLVFSSTISFYLPLLVMVFTYCRIYRAAVIQTRSLKIGTKQVLMASGELQLTLRIHRGGTTRDQQNQVSGGGGGGGGGGGGGGSLSHSHSHSHHHHHNHGGGTTTSTPEEPDDEPLSALHNNGLARHRHMGKNFSLSRKLAKFAKEKKAAKTLGIVMGVFIICWLPFFVVNLLSGFCIECIEHEEIVSAIVTWLGWINSCMNPVIYACWSRDFRRAFVRLLCMCCPRKIRRKYQPTMRSKSQCHVAAAMVAASTSFGYHSVNQIDRTLMXRQLSSCSTCSGGSNCGGSRSAHHQHHSSGTATPSSSQRSCTRCQSFHRHHHRSRRRSSGMQMRGDYNSTTAVNSALAKTIVTISAPPVAAASASSLHLGVGGRPSSVSTLTIASVPPTLSGSGSPGGSVSGATTPLAPSLKALTPGPSNSSGHHVSFMPMTGMKRLRSSNASLGSPNGIISTVAGADTTSAPSLIDASEDQVQMRNQHRILEQCQSVQSQITTLGDVEDDDEEVSDSESESVGLALVVTTPQLESQPVEASSSSSSSVK, encoded by the exons ATGGTGGACGACAATGGCTCGTCGCCGGAAGTGGAAGGAGCGGAAGGAGCCGGCGCGCCCCTCCTGGCGCTCCTCCGGGTGGATGGGCTCAATCAGACGCAGACCCGTTCTCCCTCGCCGTCGTTCTTCGGCAGCTACAACATCTCCGAGGATGTCTACTTCTACTTCAATGGGCTGCCGACGAGCACGGAGCTCGTGCTGAACGCCACCACCTCCGCCACCAGCGCCACCTTGAGTCCTGCGATGGTGGCAACAGGAGGTGGCGGCACCACCACGCCGGAACCCGATCTCTCCGAGTTCCTGGAAGCGCTGCCCAACGACCGTGTAGGCCTGCTTGCCTTCCTCTTCCTGTTCTCCTTCGCCACGGTTTTCGGCAACTCACTGGTCATCCTGGCCGTCATCCGGGAGCGGTACTTGCACACGGCCACCAACTACTTCATCACCAGCCTGGCCGTGGCCGACTGCTTGGTGGGCCTGGTGGTCATGCCCTTCTCGGCGCTGTACGAGGTGCTGGAGAACACGTGGTTCTTTGGCACGGACTGGTGCGACATCTGGCGGTCCCTGGACGTGCTCTTCAGCACCGCCTCCATACTGAATCTGTGCGTGATCTCACTCGACCGCTACTGGGCCATCACGGATCCCTTCAGCTATCCCATGAGGATGACGGTCAAGCGAGCGGCCGGACTGATAGCCGCTGTATGGATCTGCTCCAGCGCCATTAGCTTTCCGGCCATTGTGTGGTGGCGAGCTGCGAGGGATGGCGAGATGCCCGCCTACAAGTGCACCTTCACTGAGCACCTAGGCTATCTGGTCTTCTCGTCGACGATATCCTTCTACCTGCCGCTTCTAGTGATGGTCTTCACCTACTGTCGCATCTACAGGGCAGCCGTCATCCAGACGAGATCTCTTAAGATTGGAACCAAGCAGGTGCTCATGGCCTCCGGGGAACTGCAGCTCACATTGCGCATTCATCGTGGTGGCACTACGCGGGATCAGCAAAACCAGGTCtccggaggaggaggtggcggaggaggaggtggcggtggcggAGGATCTCTGAGCCACTCGCACTCCCATTcgcaccaccatcatcacAATCACGGCGGTGGCACGACGACCTCCACGCCGGAGGAGCCGGATGATGAGCCGCTATCCGCTCTGCATAACAACGGACTGGCACGCCATCGGCACATGGGCAAGAACTTCTCGCTGTCCAGGAAACTGGCGAAGTTCGCCAAGGAGAAGAAAGCGGCCAAGACGCTGGGCATCGTGATGGGCGTGTTCATCATCTGTTGGCTGCCCTTCTTCGTGGTCAACCTGCTGTCTGGGTTCTGCATCGAGTGCATCGAGCACGAGGAGATCGTCTCGGCAATCGTCACCTGGCTCGGCTGGATCAACTCCTGCATGAATCCTGTGATTTACGCCTGCTGGAGCAGGGACTTTCGCAG GGCCTTTGTGCGTCTGCTGTGCATGTGCTGTCCACGCAAGATTCGCCGCAAGTACCAGCCCACGATGCGTTCCAAATCGCAG TGTCACGTGGCCGCTGCAATGGTGGCCGCCTCCACCTCCTTCGGCTACCACTCGGTGAACCAGATCGACCGGACGCTCATGTGACGGCAGCTGAGCAGTTGCAGCACCTGCAGCGGGGGCAGCAACTGCGGCGGATCACGGTCCGCCCATCACCAGCACCACTCCTCGGGCACGGCCACGCCCTCGTCCTCGCAGCGATCCTGCACTAGATGCCAGAGCttccaccgccaccaccaccgctcCAGGCGCCGCAGCTCGGGGATGCAGATGCGCGGGGACTACAACTCCACCACGGCGGTGAACAGCGCTCTAGCCAAGACCATAGTCACCATCAGTGCTCCTCCGGTGGCGGCTGCCTCGGCCAGTTCGCTGCACCTGGGCGTCGGAGGACGTCCTTCCTCGGTGTCCACCCTGACGATCGCTTCGGTGCCGCCCACCTtgagtggcagtggcagtccAGGAGGCTCTGTGAGCGGGGCCACTACTCCGCTGGCACCCAGTCTCAAGGCCCTGACCCCGGGACCCTCCAACTCGTCGGGTCACCACGTGTCCTTCATGCCCATGACGGGCATGAAGCGGTTGCGCAGCTCGAACGCCTCGCTGGGATCGCCCAATGGAATCATCAGCACTGTGGCCGGAGCGGACACCACCTCGGCGCCCTCGCTGATCGACGCCAGCGAGGATCAGGTGCAGATGCGGAACCAACACCGAATCCTGGAGCAGTGCCAGAGTGTCCAGAGCCAAATAACTACGCTGGGCGACGtggaggacgacgacgaggaggtcAGCGACAGTGAGAGCGAGAGCGTCGGACTCGCCCTGGTGGTGACCACGCCCCAACTGGAGAGCCAGCCCGTGGAGGCATCGAGTTCCTCCAGCTCCTCGGTCAAGTAA
- the Dop1R2 gene encoding dopamine 1-like receptor 2, isoform A, translating into MVDDNGSSPEVEGAEGAGAPLLALLRVDGLNQTQTRSPSPSFFGSYNISEDVYFYFNGLPTSTELVLNATTSATSATLSPAMVATGGGGTTTPEPDLSEFLEALPNDRVGLLAFLFLFSFATVFGNSLVILAVIRERYLHTATNYFITSLAVADCLVGLVVMPFSALYEVLENTWFFGTDWCDIWRSLDVLFSTASILNLCVISLDRYWAITDPFSYPMRMTVKRAAGLIAAVWICSSAISFPAIVWWRAARDGEMPAYKCTFTEHLGYLVFSSTISFYLPLLVMVFTYCRIYRAAVIQTRSLKIGTKQVLMASGELQLTLRIHRGGTTRDQQNQVSGGGGGGGGGGGGGGSLSHSHSHSHHHHHNHGGGTTTSTPEEPDDEPLSALHNNGLARHRHMGKNFSLSRKLAKFAKEKKAAKTLGIVMGVFIICWLPFFVVNLLSGFCIECIEHEEIVSAIVTWLGWINSCMNPVIYACWSRDFRRAFVRLLCMCCPRKIRRKYQPTMRSKSQCHVAAAMVAASTSFGYHSVNQIDRTLM; encoded by the exons ATGGTGGACGACAATGGCTCGTCGCCGGAAGTGGAAGGAGCGGAAGGAGCCGGCGCGCCCCTCCTGGCGCTCCTCCGGGTGGATGGGCTCAATCAGACGCAGACCCGTTCTCCCTCGCCGTCGTTCTTCGGCAGCTACAACATCTCCGAGGATGTCTACTTCTACTTCAATGGGCTGCCGACGAGCACGGAGCTCGTGCTGAACGCCACCACCTCCGCCACCAGCGCCACCTTGAGTCCTGCGATGGTGGCAACAGGAGGTGGCGGCACCACCACGCCGGAACCCGATCTCTCCGAGTTCCTGGAAGCGCTGCCCAACGACCGTGTAGGCCTGCTTGCCTTCCTCTTCCTGTTCTCCTTCGCCACGGTTTTCGGCAACTCACTGGTCATCCTGGCCGTCATCCGGGAGCGGTACTTGCACACGGCCACCAACTACTTCATCACCAGCCTGGCCGTGGCCGACTGCTTGGTGGGCCTGGTGGTCATGCCCTTCTCGGCGCTGTACGAGGTGCTGGAGAACACGTGGTTCTTTGGCACGGACTGGTGCGACATCTGGCGGTCCCTGGACGTGCTCTTCAGCACCGCCTCCATACTGAATCTGTGCGTGATCTCACTCGACCGCTACTGGGCCATCACGGATCCCTTCAGCTATCCCATGAGGATGACGGTCAAGCGAGCGGCCGGACTGATAGCCGCTGTATGGATCTGCTCCAGCGCCATTAGCTTTCCGGCCATTGTGTGGTGGCGAGCTGCGAGGGATGGCGAGATGCCCGCCTACAAGTGCACCTTCACTGAGCACCTAGGCTATCTGGTCTTCTCGTCGACGATATCCTTCTACCTGCCGCTTCTAGTGATGGTCTTCACCTACTGTCGCATCTACAGGGCAGCCGTCATCCAGACGAGATCTCTTAAGATTGGAACCAAGCAGGTGCTCATGGCCTCCGGGGAACTGCAGCTCACATTGCGCATTCATCGTGGTGGCACTACGCGGGATCAGCAAAACCAGGTCtccggaggaggaggtggcggaggaggaggtggcggtggcggAGGATCTCTGAGCCACTCGCACTCCCATTcgcaccaccatcatcacAATCACGGCGGTGGCACGACGACCTCCACGCCGGAGGAGCCGGATGATGAGCCGCTATCCGCTCTGCATAACAACGGACTGGCACGCCATCGGCACATGGGCAAGAACTTCTCGCTGTCCAGGAAACTGGCGAAGTTCGCCAAGGAGAAGAAAGCGGCCAAGACGCTGGGCATCGTGATGGGCGTGTTCATCATCTGTTGGCTGCCCTTCTTCGTGGTCAACCTGCTGTCTGGGTTCTGCATCGAGTGCATCGAGCACGAGGAGATCGTCTCGGCAATCGTCACCTGGCTCGGCTGGATCAACTCCTGCATGAATCCTGTGATTTACGCCTGCTGGAGCAGGGACTTTCGCAG GGCCTTTGTGCGTCTGCTGTGCATGTGCTGTCCACGCAAGATTCGCCGCAAGTACCAGCCCACGATGCGTTCCAAATCGCAG TGTCACGTGGCCGCTGCAATGGTGGCCGCCTCCACCTCCTTCGGCTACCACTCGGTGAACCAGATCGACCGGACGCTCATGTGA